In Chrysiogenes arsenatis DSM 11915, the following proteins share a genomic window:
- a CDS encoding thiolase family protein, whose protein sequence is MSMYRGRKVYVAAAMSSEVGKYNGREKEKLDFFALAEQAEQVFLNSPIDKSQIDAVVVGSQNPFAFNGVDNLGAKIAGILGISGAKSILLDTASSSGASAFENGYLEIASGRYENVLVIGIQKMSDISTENATKIIAGVIDKEESEYGLTMPACGALVARALMHENNLSNEKWSEFSAKLTARAHHYAAQNPKAHNNFLLPTEQYFSDIAEGKNYLYYEPLRYHDFCPMSDAVSACILTATPQDIIVAGVGSATDIPTIAERTSLTTFPATVIASRHAYGMAGIRQVRELENRVHINMHDPFNGFGPINMVDLGFSDRSELFTFLLDEAISGENGRFATNLTGGLKGRGHPLGATGMVQIAENFDILRQNNRLKVAISHSIGGPINNNVVIILENTVHYENRPNRPFRPTDLPKANQMRPKHISLETLFSDQHEIKARIVASTSKFHWKSGTPQNVLVVFEAAYEKKNYRFLIGTGPENYEHLTHLKPGDSMMLNRNESGAMLINEVPIMRVYRKTMDGVVRVADKYFDKLGKILKKDGHKE, encoded by the coding sequence ATGAGTATGTATCGTGGACGAAAAGTCTATGTCGCCGCTGCTATGTCAAGTGAAGTGGGGAAATATAACGGTCGCGAAAAAGAGAAGCTCGACTTTTTTGCTTTGGCTGAACAAGCCGAGCAAGTCTTCCTGAATAGTCCGATTGACAAATCGCAAATTGATGCTGTCGTCGTCGGCTCACAGAACCCTTTTGCCTTTAACGGAGTGGATAACCTCGGCGCAAAAATTGCTGGTATTTTGGGTATTTCGGGTGCAAAAAGCATTCTGCTTGACACCGCTTCCAGCTCTGGTGCCAGCGCGTTTGAAAACGGCTACCTTGAAATAGCTTCTGGACGCTATGAAAACGTCCTTGTGATTGGCATCCAAAAAATGTCCGATATTTCGACCGAAAATGCGACCAAGATCATCGCTGGCGTTATTGATAAGGAAGAGAGTGAGTACGGGCTGACCATGCCTGCCTGTGGCGCCTTGGTAGCACGCGCCCTGATGCATGAAAACAATTTATCCAACGAAAAATGGAGCGAATTCAGCGCCAAACTCACGGCTCGCGCGCATCACTATGCCGCACAGAATCCGAAAGCGCATAACAACTTTCTTCTCCCGACGGAGCAGTATTTCTCTGATATTGCTGAAGGGAAAAATTACCTGTATTACGAACCGCTGCGCTATCACGATTTCTGCCCCATGAGCGATGCCGTTTCGGCGTGTATTCTGACGGCCACACCGCAAGATATCATCGTTGCTGGCGTCGGTTCAGCGACTGATATTCCAACGATAGCAGAACGGACGTCGCTCACCACTTTTCCCGCAACCGTGATTGCGTCGCGTCATGCATATGGCATGGCGGGTATTCGTCAGGTGCGCGAACTGGAAAACCGCGTTCACATCAATATGCACGATCCTTTCAACGGTTTTGGCCCGATCAATATGGTCGATCTGGGCTTTAGTGATCGCAGTGAACTCTTTACCTTCTTGCTTGACGAAGCGATCTCCGGTGAAAATGGCCGCTTTGCCACGAATCTGACTGGTGGTCTGAAAGGGCGCGGTCACCCTCTCGGGGCGACTGGCATGGTACAAATTGCTGAAAACTTTGACATTCTGCGGCAGAACAATAGACTAAAGGTCGCCATCAGCCATTCGATTGGTGGCCCGATCAATAATAACGTTGTCATCATACTTGAAAACACCGTGCACTACGAAAACCGCCCCAACCGTCCGTTCCGCCCGACCGATCTGCCCAAAGCGAACCAGATGCGCCCGAAGCACATCTCGCTTGAAACCTTGTTTAGCGATCAGCATGAAATTAAGGCGCGCATAGTTGCCAGCACCAGTAAATTCCACTGGAAAAGCGGCACACCGCAAAACGTGCTGGTCGTTTTTGAGGCGGCCTATGAGAAGAAAAATTACCGTTTCTTGATTGGCACCGGCCCAGAAAACTATGAACATCTCACGCACCTGAAACCCGGCGACAGTATGATGCTGAACCGTAACGAAAGCGGTGCGATGCTTATCAACGAAGTTCCTATTATGCGCGTGTATCGCAAAACGATGGATGGTGTCGTGCGCGTGGCTGACAAGTATTTTGATAAGTTGGGCAAGATACTCAAGAAAGATGGGCACAAAGAATGA
- a CDS encoding sensor domain-containing diguanylate cyclase, whose protein sequence is MDINKELDHLIKIIASVTDAFTAAFFVVNTSSTQLKMVASHSLSKNLLPNAVVPVEDSFLGVIYKYGKTYDISKVDRDLSRFPYYSQTEDIKSFLGIPVSNRGILIIDSKRQFGFNDRDKKILNMFAEQMGRAIYNYQRFMYMDEKAGYFDILYAFSKILGEGYDLNLILIKAIRLLCDTLRIEHGFLAVVDEKQTSYTITFSTEKSFYEQVHPNVPIGDGLIGWVVQNTRPLLLGNIKHSSNATCVYSRNEDCQLQSFLGYPILQAGKAVMVLALASPEEEFFSPTDQATLQFIANYATITREYINLKQKFNETDPFTKLYNEKYFRRIYETLAKKDGTVQVAYIEMLRVDKLVKKYGYSTIEKLLRKFASWLEEISYFGMVVAAFKPGQFAVVIPADCPEQDQQRYLLSLREHVEKEIIEVDGKDFPVTFRMALVTGNSSVSAEEVIGHAQGRIVSLERTASSERTREPQREKEGNQ, encoded by the coding sequence GTGGATATCAATAAAGAACTCGACCACCTGATAAAAATTATCGCCTCGGTAACGGATGCGTTCACAGCAGCCTTTTTTGTGGTCAACACCTCGTCAACCCAACTGAAAATGGTTGCCAGTCATAGTTTGAGCAAAAACCTGCTGCCCAATGCCGTTGTCCCTGTGGAAGATTCCTTTCTGGGCGTCATCTATAAGTACGGCAAAACGTATGACATTTCCAAAGTGGATCGCGACCTCAGCCGCTTCCCCTATTATTCGCAGACTGAAGATATCAAGTCATTCCTTGGTATTCCGGTATCCAATCGCGGCATTCTCATTATCGATTCAAAACGGCAGTTTGGTTTTAATGATCGCGACAAAAAAATATTGAACATGTTTGCGGAACAGATGGGACGCGCCATTTACAACTATCAACGGTTCATGTACATGGACGAAAAAGCGGGCTATTTTGATATCCTGTATGCCTTCAGTAAAATTCTTGGTGAAGGGTACGATCTCAATCTTATTCTGATTAAAGCCATCCGCCTGCTCTGCGACACACTGCGGATCGAGCACGGCTTTTTAGCCGTGGTTGATGAAAAACAGACCAGTTACACCATCACTTTTTCGACTGAAAAAAGCTTTTACGAACAAGTCCATCCCAACGTACCGATTGGCGATGGTTTGATTGGCTGGGTGGTACAAAACACTCGTCCCTTACTGCTGGGCAATATCAAACACAGCTCGAACGCTACCTGCGTCTACTCACGCAACGAGGACTGCCAACTGCAATCGTTCCTTGGTTACCCTATTTTGCAGGCGGGAAAAGCCGTTATGGTACTGGCACTGGCTAGCCCGGAAGAAGAATTTTTTAGTCCAACCGATCAGGCGACGCTGCAATTTATTGCCAATTACGCCACCATTACCCGCGAATACATTAACCTAAAACAGAAGTTCAACGAAACCGATCCTTTTACGAAACTCTATAATGAAAAATACTTTCGCCGTATTTACGAAACACTTGCCAAGAAAGATGGCACGGTGCAAGTTGCTTACATTGAAATGCTGCGCGTTGATAAGCTTGTCAAGAAATATGGCTACAGTACTATAGAAAAACTGTTGCGGAAGTTTGCTTCGTGGCTCGAAGAGATTTCATACTTTGGCATGGTCGTGGCGGCCTTTAAGCCAGGGCAATTTGCCGTCGTTATTCCAGCGGATTGCCCGGAACAAGATCAACAACGCTACTTGCTCTCCTTACGCGAGCACGTCGAAAAAGAGATTATTGAAGTTGATGGCAAGGATTTCCCGGTAACGTTTCGGATGGCGTTAGTGACCGGCAATTCCAGCGTCAGCGCCGAAGAGGTCATCGGTCATGCACAGGGGCGGATTGTTTCTCTGGAACGCACCGCCTCAAGCGAACGCACCCGCGAACCACAGCGAGAGAAAGAAGGAAATCAATGA
- a CDS encoding AAA family ATPase, whose product MKFKRLEIRGFKSFADKGVLEFRDGITSIVGPNGCGKSNISDAIRWVMGEQKAKDLRGTSMSDVIFGGTQRRPPAEMAEVKLRLVSETFPHPYNEFQELEVIRRLTTRGGSEYMINGTAARLRDVRSIFLDSGVGTRAMSIIEQGQIHQIVTSRPQERRAVIEEAAGINKFKESKKEALTKLEGVRTNLLRVQDVTEEVRKQYNYLKNQASKALRYKELVAEIYELETQILSKQYHDNSARLQAYLEQAKQTAEQRTTQQQQMDDLQKRLSTEYAHMTRLEAKQTWHLKQQEELTREHLLLTQKQESITHSLTQFDTYAGQESVELTELDRMREALEGEVERFRAKATENQSRQQTLREEMEKQEKALLMKRKKLEGLREELELARKDSFTAKTEITNNRNRVIDLESALKQTVSDIEKCQKEENEVRQEVATATDEHHQATLALTEIETEIAALREQIQAAEAAKNAAAEQLDSLRRQQGEAKGTLYERLSQSETLKKMIAKAQTAPPDEHQGDVLSTLKIRPGYETPFFTLLGAAAYGYIVADSFQGEGAQIATGATTQPVTIDGAQHISTLVDEQPPFAFPPNLYYADAAASLARQHPTAIFANQQGVLYHANCCFGAGTGAATDIYALQTQLITLASEIADAEQVVQRLDAELINGEAATRTSAMAVAELQHRTQSLAPEGDARRRTVAEYASRLGMLQRHLATIAHDRERIESRAAQANEQIDALKKKIKEFGSREQDLEFELEDIAHSIEYIQPEIEQEMENVNNSRIRLARIEEIIQAETYTLKDKEAKLDDTTTRIAALTTRMADFRQREADAKTEMEQIATRLDVIARTLDENNTILQEVNGELDQMGEEAKSFKARLAAFRDSLAKLEEKANAVHLEIERHKILLDNLTRQAEEKSIELVNLERYALGPELFDEKEATMELGNLRGKLQSLGSVNLDSIDAYQEIENRYTFMIAQQEDLEKSVATIEEGINKIDQSTKKRFMETFHAVNEQFQIVFPRLFRGGTAYLKLTDDDVLEAGLEIIAEPPGTRPKTLNLLSGGQKTLTAAALIFAIFLVKPSPFCFMDEVDAPLDDSNVIRFSEMVKELAHGTQFVIITHNQRTMEAADRLYGVTMEEPGVSKIVSVDLSIIDEHFMKSVAG is encoded by the coding sequence GTGAAGTTTAAACGTCTTGAAATCCGTGGTTTCAAATCATTTGCCGACAAAGGGGTGCTGGAATTCCGCGATGGAATTACCAGTATCGTTGGACCAAATGGTTGCGGCAAAAGCAATATTTCCGATGCCATCCGCTGGGTAATGGGTGAGCAAAAAGCCAAAGATTTGCGCGGCACCAGTATGAGCGATGTTATTTTTGGTGGCACGCAACGCCGCCCACCAGCCGAAATGGCGGAAGTGAAACTTCGCCTCGTCTCTGAAACCTTCCCGCACCCTTATAACGAATTCCAAGAACTCGAAGTGATCCGTCGCCTCACCACACGCGGTGGCTCTGAATATATGATTAACGGCACCGCGGCGCGTTTACGCGATGTGCGGAGTATTTTTCTCGATTCCGGCGTCGGCACTCGTGCCATGTCGATCATCGAACAGGGACAAATCCACCAAATCGTCACCTCACGGCCACAAGAGCGGCGCGCCGTTATAGAAGAAGCGGCAGGAATCAATAAATTTAAAGAGAGTAAAAAAGAGGCGCTCACCAAACTCGAAGGGGTGCGCACCAATCTTTTGCGCGTGCAAGATGTGACCGAAGAAGTCCGTAAACAATACAACTACCTAAAAAACCAAGCGAGCAAAGCCCTCCGCTACAAAGAATTGGTAGCGGAAATCTACGAACTCGAAACACAAATCCTTTCCAAGCAATACCACGATAACAGCGCGCGCCTGCAAGCGTACCTTGAGCAGGCCAAGCAGACTGCCGAGCAACGGACAACGCAACAACAGCAGATGGACGATCTCCAAAAGCGTTTGAGCACCGAATACGCGCACATGACTCGTCTGGAAGCGAAACAAACATGGCACCTGAAGCAGCAAGAAGAACTCACGCGCGAGCATTTACTCCTCACACAAAAGCAGGAAAGCATCACCCACTCGCTCACGCAATTTGACACCTATGCCGGGCAAGAATCGGTAGAGTTGACCGAACTTGACCGGATGCGCGAAGCACTGGAAGGCGAAGTCGAACGATTCCGCGCCAAAGCCACCGAGAACCAAAGCCGTCAGCAAACCTTGCGCGAAGAGATGGAAAAACAGGAGAAAGCGCTCCTGATGAAGCGCAAAAAGCTGGAAGGTCTGCGCGAAGAACTCGAACTCGCACGCAAAGATTCGTTTACCGCCAAGACCGAAATCACCAACAACCGCAACCGTGTTATCGACCTGGAATCCGCGTTAAAACAAACCGTTTCTGACATCGAAAAATGTCAAAAAGAAGAAAACGAAGTCCGTCAGGAAGTAGCGACCGCGACCGACGAACATCATCAAGCAACCCTCGCCCTCACTGAGATTGAGACGGAAATTGCCGCGTTGCGCGAGCAAATACAGGCGGCTGAAGCGGCGAAAAATGCCGCTGCCGAACAACTCGACTCGCTGCGACGCCAACAGGGCGAAGCCAAAGGAACCCTGTACGAACGGCTCTCGCAAAGCGAAACACTGAAAAAAATGATTGCCAAAGCGCAGACAGCGCCACCCGACGAACACCAAGGCGACGTACTGAGTACACTCAAAATTCGCCCCGGCTATGAAACACCATTTTTCACCCTCTTGGGAGCCGCCGCCTACGGATACATTGTTGCAGACAGTTTTCAAGGTGAAGGGGCACAGATTGCGACGGGCGCTACCACTCAACCGGTAACAATAGACGGCGCGCAGCACATTAGCACCTTGGTCGACGAACAACCCCCATTTGCGTTTCCGCCGAATCTTTACTATGCCGACGCTGCCGCCAGCCTCGCCAGACAGCATCCCACCGCAATTTTTGCGAACCAACAGGGGGTTCTCTACCACGCGAACTGTTGTTTTGGTGCGGGAACGGGTGCCGCAACCGACATTTACGCCCTGCAAACGCAGCTCATCACACTCGCAAGCGAGATTGCTGACGCCGAACAGGTTGTGCAGCGCCTTGATGCAGAGCTCATCAATGGCGAGGCTGCCACCCGCACCAGCGCAATGGCGGTGGCGGAACTGCAACACCGCACACAAAGTTTGGCACCAGAAGGCGATGCTCGTCGCCGCACCGTTGCCGAATATGCGTCGCGCCTTGGGATGTTGCAGCGCCATCTGGCTACCATCGCGCATGATCGTGAACGGATCGAAAGTCGTGCGGCACAAGCCAACGAACAAATCGACGCGCTCAAGAAAAAAATCAAAGAGTTCGGTTCGCGCGAACAAGACCTTGAGTTTGAACTCGAAGATATCGCCCATTCCATCGAGTATATCCAACCGGAAATCGAACAGGAGATGGAAAACGTCAATAACTCGCGCATCCGCCTAGCGCGTATCGAAGAAATCATTCAGGCGGAAACCTATACGCTGAAGGACAAAGAGGCAAAACTCGACGACACCACTACGCGCATCGCGGCTTTAACGACCCGTATGGCCGATTTTCGCCAGCGCGAAGCCGATGCCAAAACCGAGATGGAACAAATCGCCACGCGCCTAGACGTGATTGCACGGACGTTGGACGAAAACAACACCATTTTGCAAGAAGTGAATGGCGAACTCGACCAAATGGGCGAAGAGGCCAAAAGCTTCAAAGCACGGTTAGCCGCCTTCCGCGACTCACTTGCCAAGCTCGAGGAGAAAGCCAATGCGGTTCACCTCGAAATCGAACGCCATAAAATCCTCCTCGATAACCTGACCCGTCAGGCAGAGGAAAAATCCATTGAGTTGGTAAATCTCGAACGGTACGCCCTCGGCCCGGAACTCTTCGACGAAAAAGAAGCAACGATGGAGCTGGGGAATTTGCGGGGAAAACTGCAATCGCTTGGCAGTGTCAACCTTGATTCGATCGACGCCTACCAAGAGATAGAAAACCGCTATACCTTTATGATAGCGCAACAAGAGGATCTGGAAAAAAGTGTCGCTACGATTGAAGAGGGAATTAACAAAATAGATCAATCGACTAAAAAACGTTTTATGGAAACCTTTCATGCGGTTAATGAACAATTCCAGATCGTTTTCCCGCGCCTATTCCGTGGCGGCACAGCGTACCTGAAGCTCACCGACGACGATGTGCTGGAAGCCGGGCTCGAAATCATCGCCGAGCCACCCGGCACACGCCCGAAAACACTCAACTTACTCAGTGGCGGCCAAAAGACACTGACCGCAGCAGCACTCATCTTTGCTATTTTCCTTGTGAAACCGAGTCCATTTTGTTTTATGGACGAAGTTGATGCGCCGCTCGACGACTCCAACGTTATCCGTTTCAGCGAAATGGTCAAAGAGTTGGCACACGGCACACAGTTTGTTATCATCACGCATAATCAGCGGACGATGGAAGCGGCTGATCGGCTTTACGGTGTGACGATGGAAGAACCCGGTGTCAGTAAAATCGTCAGCGTCGATTTATCTATCATCGACGAACACTTTATGAAATCGGTCGCGGGATAG
- a CDS encoding Nif3-like dinuclear metal center hexameric protein: MPIKTSTLLHHFDTIAPLCLAQDWDNCGLLIDAPSPTVSKIFLSLELTRDVFDEAETSGAELIVTHHPVIFRGLQKIVASTPEVAVLCRALRQGIGIYSAHTNLDIVPGGLSDYLAHLIGATIEGVLEEITVAPAHAEKLARMFDTQKIFGIGRMARLATPVSLATLCQQVKHALNLPYVIATQANDKPLQRIAILTGSGGSAVQQAARKKADVYLCGDIKYHDAVWARENGLNLIDCGHFGSEYIFADLMESLLTPLNLPLEMVKSQRCSNPFQLF; encoded by the coding sequence ATGCCTATTAAAACCAGCACGCTACTGCACCACTTCGACACCATCGCTCCACTCTGCCTGGCACAGGATTGGGATAACTGCGGCCTCCTGATTGACGCTCCCAGCCCAACTGTCTCGAAAATCTTTCTCTCTCTCGAACTCACACGTGACGTTTTTGATGAAGCCGAGACCAGTGGCGCTGAGCTGATTGTCACGCATCATCCCGTGATTTTTCGCGGACTCCAAAAAATTGTCGCATCAACACCGGAAGTCGCTGTCCTGTGCCGTGCGCTACGCCAAGGAATTGGAATCTATTCCGCCCATACCAATCTGGATATTGTGCCCGGCGGATTATCCGACTATCTAGCACACCTCATTGGCGCGACCATTGAAGGAGTATTAGAAGAGATAACCGTTGCGCCAGCACATGCCGAAAAACTCGCCCGTATGTTTGATACTCAAAAAATATTCGGCATCGGCCGCATGGCACGGCTGGCAACGCCTGTTTCACTGGCCACGTTGTGCCAGCAAGTCAAACACGCCCTGAATCTCCCCTACGTGATCGCGACGCAGGCGAACGACAAACCGCTCCAGCGCATCGCGATTCTCACGGGCTCCGGTGGCAGTGCGGTGCAACAAGCGGCACGCAAAAAGGCGGATGTCTACCTCTGCGGCGACATTAAGTATCACGATGCGGTGTGGGCACGCGAAAATGGCCTCAATCTTATTGATTGCGGCCATTTTGGGAGTGAGTATATTTTTGCTGATCTGATGGAATCACTGCTAACACCGCTCAATCTTCCCCTAGAAATGGTGAAGAGTCAGCGTTGCAGTAACCCATTTCAACTTTTTTAG
- a CDS encoding DUF342 domain-containing protein has product MAYRISKSLYESEEMANSITINAAASVTYTKHSLQAILTIICPDTQEKRADFVTPNLWRWAAEKCRIEPRYVKNLSEDIARFAREAKSGEQRDFILAQGVAPQHGAPSQLVLHVDFNMSPGKIDPKTGVMDFKERDLVKEVEEGTLLLEVHKPTLGIAGENIFGKEIEANDGDERTLVELDGGVRVEETPLGKSYFAAIKGVALFLRTKLSVSQVLRINQDVDYSTGHIRFDGSVVVSGNVLGGFRVEAKGDVLIEGFVESKAVIEGNNVVLKKGCYGIVHARRNLQASFLERATVSAGRSIAVKKALRSRLTGQSVDIDMVTASYVTAYESLSILVVNPSDMVPTHLTLRYDPNVLEWLNQLRSEYSNIKFRQELLSLQMTDLKVDHSKLLAGELDLTRLSHDQQNIANLFLKNFRLLRRFRSAIKSTMKKCVGTINIPGKIAAMTVIDTYGLQQVIFTPLTGRTYSYNPELHEIVEGNGRID; this is encoded by the coding sequence ATGGCCTATCGCATTAGCAAATCTTTATATGAGAGCGAGGAGATGGCAAACAGCATCACAATAAATGCCGCAGCTTCAGTTACCTATACCAAGCATTCGCTGCAGGCCATTCTCACTATTATTTGCCCCGATACTCAGGAAAAACGTGCCGATTTTGTCACGCCAAACCTCTGGCGCTGGGCAGCAGAAAAATGCCGTATCGAACCACGCTATGTCAAAAATTTATCAGAAGATATCGCCCGTTTTGCGCGGGAGGCCAAGAGCGGTGAGCAAAGAGATTTTATCCTCGCTCAGGGTGTTGCTCCGCAACATGGCGCACCATCACAGCTCGTACTCCACGTTGATTTCAACATGTCGCCAGGAAAAATTGATCCTAAAACTGGCGTAATGGACTTTAAAGAGCGCGACCTCGTCAAAGAAGTTGAAGAAGGCACCCTTTTACTGGAAGTACATAAGCCAACACTTGGAATCGCCGGAGAGAATATTTTTGGCAAAGAAATTGAAGCGAATGATGGCGATGAGCGCACGTTAGTTGAGCTTGATGGCGGAGTGCGCGTGGAAGAAACTCCGTTAGGAAAAAGTTATTTTGCTGCCATTAAAGGGGTAGCACTCTTCTTACGCACCAAGCTCAGCGTTAGTCAGGTACTTCGAATTAATCAAGATGTCGATTATAGCACAGGTCATATACGCTTTGATGGATCCGTCGTTGTCTCAGGGAACGTACTGGGGGGCTTTCGCGTTGAAGCGAAAGGAGATGTGCTCATAGAAGGATTTGTCGAGTCCAAGGCCGTCATTGAAGGGAATAACGTCGTCCTGAAAAAAGGGTGCTATGGGATCGTGCACGCCCGTCGCAATCTGCAAGCCTCTTTTTTAGAACGTGCCACGGTTAGTGCTGGACGATCGATAGCGGTTAAAAAAGCGCTTCGCTCACGTCTTACTGGACAGTCAGTTGATATCGATATGGTTACAGCCTCTTACGTTACGGCGTATGAGTCATTAAGTATCCTTGTGGTGAATCCTTCGGACATGGTACCCACTCATCTGACGTTGCGCTACGACCCGAATGTACTCGAATGGCTCAACCAGCTCCGCAGTGAATATTCCAATATCAAATTCCGGCAGGAACTCCTTTCTTTGCAAATGACTGACCTGAAGGTCGATCATAGCAAATTACTGGCGGGAGAGCTTGATTTGACGCGCCTCTCGCACGATCAACAAAATATCGCAAATCTATTTTTGAAAAACTTTCGCCTCCTCAGGCGTTTTCGTTCGGCAATTAAAAGCACCATGAAAAAGTGCGTCGGAACGATCAATATTCCTGGGAAAATTGCTGCTATGACCGTAATTGATACCTATGGGCTGCAGCAAGTCATTTTCACACCACTCACCGGTCGCACCTACTCGTACAACCCCGAACTTCACGAAATAGTTGAAGGCAATGGCCGTATTGATTAA
- a CDS encoding HD-GYP domain-containing protein — protein sequence MSDRRVYLISVDDLLPGQITAEPIYTPDGLLVVASQARLTDALIMQFEQLKIPHVKVHMPVVDDEESAGIPFALPDSTTVELREDTPLQIEFKNGKEAYLVLASMLNVARTQVIAGKYPSLPEKTIRLKVEQMIGTYRRNYRALMILSRTNMRQHESVQHALNRAIVSLAISIQITNDQEEIIDTVIAALVADIGMYSIPDSLTKNPGKLSAEDKKIIESHPLVSAKLLRTKGFSNRVLTNVLDHHERFDGTGYPRGMQGFEISVGGAVIGLADTYCAMTSKRSYKGSFSPTKALSELNSKRNVAFQGDLVEVLIRNVGIFPIGTLVELSNGEVGIVNRPNPDDPLLPRVTLVMGSEGKRKNYLTQINLADLEDVQIVKALDPDKFGMDVSSFLFMP from the coding sequence ATGAGCGATCGACGCGTATATTTGATTTCTGTTGACGATTTACTGCCTGGACAAATTACCGCCGAACCAATTTATACTCCAGACGGACTTTTGGTTGTCGCATCGCAAGCCCGCTTAACCGATGCGCTTATCATGCAGTTTGAGCAGTTAAAAATACCTCATGTTAAAGTTCATATGCCTGTGGTCGATGATGAAGAGAGCGCAGGGATCCCTTTTGCGTTGCCTGACTCCACTACTGTGGAGTTGCGTGAAGATACTCCTCTCCAGATTGAATTTAAAAATGGCAAAGAGGCCTATCTTGTGCTGGCTTCTATGCTGAATGTCGCACGCACGCAAGTGATAGCTGGGAAATACCCTTCGCTCCCTGAAAAAACCATTCGGCTTAAAGTTGAACAAATGATAGGAACTTACCGGCGCAACTATCGCGCCTTAATGATTCTGTCGCGCACCAATATGCGTCAGCATGAATCGGTACAGCATGCGCTCAACCGGGCTATCGTCAGCCTTGCAATCAGTATTCAAATCACCAACGATCAAGAAGAGATAATCGATACGGTTATTGCTGCATTAGTGGCTGATATTGGCATGTATTCGATTCCTGATTCATTGACAAAAAACCCAGGTAAACTCTCTGCCGAAGATAAAAAAATTATCGAAAGCCACCCGCTGGTATCCGCAAAGCTCTTGCGGACGAAAGGCTTTTCCAATAGAGTGCTCACGAACGTACTTGATCATCATGAACGGTTTGATGGCACCGGTTATCCGCGCGGCATGCAGGGTTTTGAAATATCGGTTGGTGGTGCCGTCATTGGACTGGCTGACACCTATTGTGCCATGACATCAAAGCGGAGCTACAAGGGTTCTTTTAGTCCGACAAAAGCGCTTTCTGAGCTAAACAGTAAAAGGAATGTGGCGTTTCAGGGCGATCTGGTTGAAGTCCTGATTCGCAATGTCGGCATTTTCCCTATCGGTACGCTCGTCGAACTGAGTAACGGTGAAGTGGGTATTGTGAATCGCCCGAACCCTGACGATCCGCTTTTACCGCGGGTAACTCTGGTAATGGGTAGCGAAGGAAAGAGAAAGAACTATCTAACACAAATCAATCTTGCCGATCTTGAAGATGTGCAGATTGTTAAGGCGCTTGACCCCGACAAGTTCGGAATGGATGTATCGAGCTTCCTTTTTATGCCTTGA